A window of the Henckelia pumila isolate YLH828 chromosome 3, ASM3356847v2, whole genome shotgun sequence genome harbors these coding sequences:
- the LOC140886127 gene encoding protein NSP-INTERACTING KINASE 1-like: protein MGMRREREAAFFAFIYLSVCSSSMGLLSPKGVNFEVQALMGIKSALRDPHGVLENWDGDAVDPCSWTMVTCSSESLVIGIGTPSQNLSGTLSPSIGNLTNLQIILMQNNNITGPIPTELGRLTKLQTLDLSSNLFNGIIPPCLGHLKNLQYMRLNNNSLSGEIPTSLANMTQLSLLDLSYNNLSGPVPRFLYKTFNVIGNPSICETGSEPQCSGITLIPMSMALNTSQTAVTSAKSKHRTLAIVFGTSLGCLCLIILGFGLFLWTRHRKKQQEFFDINDRLHEEVSLGNLRRFQFRELQTATNNFSSKNILGKGGFGNVYKGCLLDGTAVAVKRLKDGGAAGGERQFQTEVEMISLAVHRNLLKLYGFCMTPTEKLLVYPYMVNGSVASRLKAKPVLDWATRKRIALGASRGLLYLHEQCDPKIIHRDVKAANILLDDYCEAVVGDFGLAKLLDHQDSHVTTAVRGTVGHIAPEYLSTGQSSEKTDVFGFGILLLELITGQRALEFSKSASQKGAVLDWVRKLHQEKKLDTLVDKDLKNNYDRIELEEMVKVALLCTQYLPGLRPKMSEVVRMLEGDGLAERWEAASQRSLEPNKFRTLELSSSERFSDLTDDSSLLAQAMELSGPRNEKHWR, encoded by the exons ATGGGAATGAGAAGAGAGAGAGAAGCAGCATTTTTTGCCTTCATTTATCTATCTGTTTGCAGCTCTTCTATGGGTTTGCTCTCTCCCAAAGGTGTTAACTTTGAAG TTCAAGCTTTGATGGGGATAAAATCTGCATTGAGGGATCCCCATGGTGTTCTTGAAAACTGGGATGGGGATGCAGTCGATCCATGTAGTTGGACTATGGTCACTTGTTCTTCCGAAAGTCTTGTTATTGGAAT AGGTACTCCAAGTCAGAATTTGTCTGGTACTTTATCACCAAGTATTGGGAATTTAACAAATCTTCAGATTAT ACTTATGCAGAATAATAACATTACAGGACCTATCCCTACTGAACTTGGACGACTCACAAAACTTCAAACACTCGATCTTTCAAGTAACTTGTTCAACGGCATCATTCCTCCTTGTTTGGGACACTTGAAAAACCTTCAATACAT GAGGCTCAACAACAACAGTCTATCTGGCGAAATTCCTACGTCACTTGCCAATATGACACAACTTTCTTTACT GGATTTGTCTTACAATAACTTGAGTGGACCCGTTCCTAGATTCCTTTACAAGACATTCAA TGTAATTGGGAACCCCTCTATATGTGAGACAGGATCAGAACCACAGTGTAGTGGAATAACATTGATTCCTATGTCTATGGCCTTGAACACCTCCCAAA CTGCTGTTACTTCTGCAAAATCAAAACATCGCACTCTCGCCATCGTGTTCGGAACCAGCCTCGGTTGCCTATGTCTGATAATCCTAGGATTTGGGCTGTTTTTGTGGACCAGACACCGGAAAAAGCAACAAGAATTCTTCGATATTAATG ACAGACTACATGAGGAAGTTTCACTAGGAAATTTAAGGAGGTTTCAGTTTAGGGAACTGCAAACTGCTACCAACAATTTTAGTAGTAAAAACATTCTGGGAAAAGGTGGATTTGGAAATGTATATAAAGGATGTCTACTAGATGGAACTGCTGTGGCCGTCAAAAGGCTTAAAGATGGAGGCGCCGCGGGTGGAGAAAGACAATTTCAGACTGAAGTTGAGATGATTAGCCTAGCAGTTCATCGGAATCTCCTCAAATTGTATGGTTTTTGCATGACGCCAACAGAAAAGCTCCTAGTATACCCTTACATGGTGAATGGAAGTGTTGCTTCGCGTCTCAAag CGAAACCGGTATTGGACTGGGCCACAAGAAAGCGGATTGCCTTGGGAGCTTCGAGGGGACTTTTGTATCTCCACGAGCAGTGTGATCCGAAGATTATTCACAGAGACGTCAAGGCTGCAAATATACTTCTTGATGACTATTGTGAGGCAGTGGTGGGAGATTTCGGATTGGCGAAGCTTTTGGATCATCAAGATTCGCATGTTACGACTGCTGTACGTGGCACCGTGGGGCATATAGCCCCCGAGTATCTGTCAACTGGCCAATCTTCTGAGAAAACAGATGTGTTTGGATTTGgaatccttcttcttgaactgATCACAGGACAAAGAGCACTAGAGTTCAGCAAATCGGCCAGTCAGAAAGGAGCAGTTCTTGATTGG GTAAGGAAACTTCATCAAGAAAAGAAGCTAGATACACTGGTTGATAAAGACTTGAAGAACAACTATGACAGAATTGAGCTAGAAGAAATGGTTAAAGTGGCTCTCTTGTGCACTCAGTATCTACCGGGGCTGAGGCCCAAAATGTCTGAAGTGGTTCGTATGCTAGAAGGAGATGGACTTGCTGAGAGATGGGAAGCAGCATCTCAGAGATCATTAGAACCAAACAAGTTTAGAACATTGGAGCTCTCCTCTTCCGAAAGATTTTCGGACCTCACTGATGATTCTTCATTGCTTGCTCAAGCCATGGAGCTCTCTGGTCCGAG